CGACCAGGCCGGGAAGGCCTTGCGCGCGGCCATGACGGCCTTGTCCACGTCGGCGGCCGAGCCGAGCGCGATCTTGCCGCAAACCTCTTCGGTGGCCGGATTGATGACGTCGAGCGTCTTCAACTCGACGGGCTCAACCCATTTGCCGTCGATATAAAACTTCAGGTACTCGCGCATGACGTCCTCCCGGATCGTTCGTTAGGGGGTGGCCGGCAGGTTCCCCGCCAGGCTTCAAACAAGCATTTTAGTGATCGGCGATCACTGGGGAAGCCCCAATCCCCGCTTCCGTAAGGGAAGTTTCACTGGCGACCGCTGCTAAGCCATCTGGTGAACATGCGGCTGTCCCGCAACCGGGCTTCTCACCTTCAGCACATAATCGGCCCTGATCGAGCCGATATAGAGGTCCTTCAGGTCGGGGCCGCCCCAGGTGACGTTTGTGGGATGGTTCACGACCTGCCCGGTCGGATCGTGGATCATCGTGACCACGGCGCCGGCTGGGGTGATCGCCACCACCTTGTCGGCGGCCGGCAAGCACACCCACAGGTTGCTCTCGGCGTCCATACCCACGCCATCGGTGTAGCCGAGATCCGCCTGCGCGACCTGCGGCCCGCCCCGCACCTGCAACGCGCCCAGCATCGGGCCATGGCGCTCGCCCTTGCCTAGCTTGCCACCGGGCAGGATCGGAAAGCGCATGACGTCGGCGCCGCTGGTCTGGGCGCAGTAGAGGACGCCGTCGTCGGCCGAGAGCGCCAGGCCGTTGGGGAACTTCAGACCCTCGGCGACGATCTGGCTCGAGCCGTCGGGTCGCAGCACGAAAATGAAGCCGTCGGCCCGCCCGTCCAAGGCCTGGGGCCAGGTCTCGGCGTGGGTGGAGTTGGCGCACCAGATGTTGCCCGCCCGGTCGACCACCGGATAGTTGGCGCTCGTCAGCCGCTTGCCGCCGACCTCGGCCACCAGGGTCTCGCGCAGGCCGGTCGCCAGGTCGAACCGCTCCAGCGGTCCCTCTTCCCGGTCGTAGATCCCGAAATTGGCGATCAGCACCCGGCCCTGCCGGTCCATGTTGATCCCGTTGGGGGCCCCGCCCTTGGGACCCAGCCGCTTGAACGAACCGTCGAGGAAGATCTCGGCCACCGCGCATTGGTGGTCGGAGGCGAACACCCGGCCGTCGCGGGAGACGACCACGTCCTCGGGCCGGTCGATGCCGACGGCGATCTTGGTGAAGGCGCTAGGCGGAATGGGCGCGAGCGGCATGGCGTTTCTTCCCGGACTTTCTTTTGACCTTGGCCCGCCGCCTGGGCGTTAGACAAGTGCGCTTGCGGACCCGTCCCCGCCCCGCTAAAGCCCGATCAACACCCTCGGAGCCCCTCATGACCGCGATCCTGATGATCCTCGCCTTCCTCGTCGTCATCGGCGCCCTGAACTATTTCGAGTTCGGCCGGCTCGACTAGGTCGCTAGCGGGACGCCGGACTTGCCCGTGACCACGCGCGGCGCGGCCCTGGTCACCGGTGGCGCGCGGCGGATCGGCCGGGCGCTGACCCTGGCCTGCGCCGAGGCCGGGTTCGACGTCGCCATCCATGTCCGGGCCGTCGACGACGACGCCCAGTCCGCCGCCGCCGCCGTGCGGGCTCGCGGACGCAAAGTCTCCATCCACACCTGCGACCTGCGCCAGGAGGCGGCGACCGCCCCCCTGGTGGCAGAGGCCGAGGCCGAGCTCGGCCCCATCACCCTGCTGGTCAACTGCGCCTCGGTGTTCGAGGACGACAGCTTCGCCTCAATGAACCGCGCCTCGTGGGACGCCCATCTGGAGACCAATCTCCGGGCGCCCATGGTCCTGGCCCAGGCCTTCGCCCGGCGCCTGCCCGCCGACCGCACCGGCCTGATCGTCAATATCCTGGACCAGCGGGTGCTGAGCCCCGGCCCGGACTTCTTCAGCTATTCGCTGTCCAAGAGCGCGCTGTGGGCCGCGACCCAGATGCTGGCCAAGGGCCTTGCGCCGCGCATCCGGGTGAACGGCATCGGGCCCGGGCCGGTCCTGGCCTCGATCCACCAGCAGCCCGAGGACTTCCAGGGCGAGGTCGAGGCCACCCTGCTGCGCCACGCGGTCGATCCGACGGAGATCGGGCAAGCCCTGCGCTACCTGATTGACGCAACGTCAGTGACCGGCCAGATGATCGCCGTCGACGCCGGTCAGCACCTGACCTGAAGGATATGACCTTGGCCCTTTCGCCACTCCAGGAGACGCCTGCCGAACCCATCGCCGCGCCGCAAGGCCGAACGGTCATGACCAAGATCTTCGTGACCGGCCTGAAGATCGACGCCGAGATCGGTGTCTACGCCCACGAGAAGGGCCGCGCCCAGCCGCTGGTGGTGGACGTGGAGCTCGACGTCCCGGCCGCGGGGGTCGAACGCCTGTCGCAGACCGTCAACTACGAGATGATCGGCGAACACGCCCGGGCCATCGCCGCGGAGGGTCACATCCAGCTGGTCGAGGCCTTCGCCGAACGCCTGGCCCGCGCCTGCCTCAGCGATCCGCGGGTCATGCGCGCCCGGGTGCGGGTGGAAAAGCCCCTGGCGCTCGCGCCGCACGCCATGGCCGCCGGCGTGGAGATCACCGTCGTCCGGGGCTGAGGCCGTGGCGGCTCGCCACAGCGCCCGCCTCTCCCCAATCCAGGCCGAGACCGTCTGGACCCTCGAGGACGGCTGCGTCGTCGAGCGGCGCGGCGGCCATCTCCGGCGCTTTCCGATGGCGGAGCTCAAGGGCGTGCGCCGAGGCGAACGCGGCGCGATCCTGCTGTTCGGCCGCCGCCGGCTGACCCTCCCCGCCCTGAGTTACGAGGGGCTCCGGCCCCAGGACCGGTCGGCCAGCTTCGAGGCCTTCATGACCGCCGTGACCGGCCAGGTCCCGACGCGCCGGCCCCCGGCGTTCGGCCGCGCGCCGATCTATTGGATCATGGGCCTGATGGCCCTGGGAGCCTTGGCCCTGCTGGCCTTCGCGGCCAGCGGCGGTGCCTGGAGCCTGGGGGTGGCGCTGGCCGCCCGCCTGGTCTTCGTCCTGATCCTGGCGGCCGCCGTCCTGCCCTGGCTCGACCGTCCCGGCAGATGACGAAGA
This genomic stretch from Phenylobacterium sp. LH3H17 harbors:
- a CDS encoding SMP-30/gluconolactonase/LRE family protein, with translation MPLAPIPPSAFTKIAVGIDRPEDVVVSRDGRVFASDHQCAVAEIFLDGSFKRLGPKGGAPNGINMDRQGRVLIANFGIYDREEGPLERFDLATGLRETLVAEVGGKRLTSANYPVVDRAGNIWCANSTHAETWPQALDGRADGFIFVLRPDGSSQIVAEGLKFPNGLALSADDGVLYCAQTSGADVMRFPILPGGKLGKGERHGPMLGALQVRGGPQVAQADLGYTDGVGMDAESNLWVCLPAADKVVAITPAGAVVTMIHDPTGQVVNHPTNVTWGGPDLKDLYIGSIRADYVLKVRSPVAGQPHVHQMA
- the folB gene encoding dihydroneopterin aldolase, coding for MALSPLQETPAEPIAAPQGRTVMTKIFVTGLKIDAEIGVYAHEKGRAQPLVVDVELDVPAAGVERLSQTVNYEMIGEHARAIAAEGHIQLVEAFAERLARACLSDPRVMRARVRVEKPLALAPHAMAAGVEITVVRG
- a CDS encoding SDR family oxidoreductase: MTTRGAALVTGGARRIGRALTLACAEAGFDVAIHVRAVDDDAQSAAAAVRARGRKVSIHTCDLRQEAATAPLVAEAEAELGPITLLVNCASVFEDDSFASMNRASWDAHLETNLRAPMVLAQAFARRLPADRTGLIVNILDQRVLSPGPDFFSYSLSKSALWAATQMLAKGLAPRIRVNGIGPGPVLASIHQQPEDFQGEVEATLLRHAVDPTEIGQALRYLIDATSVTGQMIAVDAGQHLT